Proteins encoded within one genomic window of Ottowia sp. SB7-C50:
- a CDS encoding TRAP transporter substrate-binding protein, translating to MKRLFLKTLIAAVAVAAASLAGAQDVKERTLKLATQNPKGHPTVTGMEKFVDLVKAKSGGKIKVNLFPGGVLGGDQANVSALQGGTLEMVVMNSGILASQVKEFAVFDFPFQFANSKEADAVVDGPFGKAMHDKLGDKGLVGLAYWELGFRDLTNGKRAIHKVEDIAGLKLRVIPNPINLDWVKALDANPVPMAFPEVYAALESRALDGQENPVTVILANKFGEVQKHLTLTHHQYNPQSVLISKKVWDGFSPAEKKIIADAAREATPAQRQAAREATNTALDQLKKAGMQVTELPAPEMTKLRDKLRPVIAKYSVAVGQETLQAFQAEIAKARK from the coding sequence ATGAAACGCCTCTTCCTCAAAACCCTGATCGCCGCCGTGGCCGTGGCGGCTGCCAGTCTGGCCGGCGCGCAGGACGTCAAGGAGCGCACGCTCAAGCTCGCCACGCAAAACCCCAAGGGACACCCCACCGTCACGGGCATGGAAAAGTTTGTCGACCTGGTCAAGGCCAAGTCGGGCGGCAAGATCAAGGTGAACCTGTTTCCCGGCGGCGTGCTGGGGGGCGACCAGGCCAACGTGTCGGCGCTGCAGGGCGGCACGCTGGAAATGGTGGTGATGAACTCCGGCATCCTGGCCAGCCAGGTGAAGGAGTTTGCCGTGTTCGACTTCCCGTTCCAGTTTGCCAATAGCAAGGAGGCCGACGCGGTGGTCGATGGCCCCTTCGGCAAGGCCATGCACGACAAGCTGGGCGACAAGGGCCTGGTCGGCCTGGCCTACTGGGAGCTGGGCTTTCGCGACCTGACCAACGGCAAGCGCGCCATCCACAAGGTGGAAGACATCGCCGGCCTGAAGCTGCGCGTCATTCCCAATCCGATCAACCTCGACTGGGTCAAGGCGCTCGACGCCAACCCGGTGCCGATGGCCTTCCCCGAGGTGTATGCGGCGCTCGAATCGCGCGCGCTGGACGGCCAGGAAAACCCCGTGACGGTGATCCTCGCCAACAAGTTTGGCGAGGTGCAAAAGCACCTGACGCTGACGCACCACCAGTACAACCCGCAGTCGGTGCTCATCAGCAAGAAGGTGTGGGACGGCTTCTCGCCGGCCGAGAAGAAGATCATTGCCGACGCCGCGCGCGAGGCCACGCCCGCGCAGCGCCAGGCCGCGCGCGAGGCCACCAACACTGCACTGGACCAGTTGAAGAAAGCCGGCATGCAGGTGACGGAGTTGCCGGCGCCCGAAATGACCAAGCTGCGCGACAAGCTGCGCCCGGTCATCGCCAAGTATTCGGTGGCGGTGGGGCAGGAGACGCTGCAAGCCTTCCAGGCCGAGATCGCCAAGGCACGAAAGTAA
- a CDS encoding shikimate dehydrogenase family protein: protein MNAPPHPIDGNTELIAHIGFPTHAFKAPLIYNPWFEQAGINARVVPFACRPEHFDALLPALFAQDNVRGALITMPHKVSVLRQLARVAPTAQIAGACNAVRRGDDGQLEGDMFDGAGFVRGVLRKGLVLTDARALVVGSGGVGSAIAASLAAAGVGELRLFDLNSAACEQLADRLRAHYPALLVQPGTRDPGGCALVVNATPLGMNEGDPLPMDVTRISPTALVGEVVMRTRMTAFLAAAAARGCRVQVGSDMLYEQIPAYLEFFGYPTTTAEHLRAVSLIPA, encoded by the coding sequence ATGAACGCCCCGCCGCACCCCATCGACGGCAATACCGAGCTGATCGCGCACATCGGCTTTCCCACGCACGCCTTCAAGGCGCCGCTGATCTACAACCCCTGGTTCGAGCAGGCGGGCATCAATGCGCGCGTGGTGCCCTTTGCCTGCCGGCCCGAGCATTTCGACGCCTTGCTGCCGGCGCTGTTTGCGCAAGACAACGTGCGCGGCGCGCTCATCACCATGCCGCACAAGGTCAGTGTGTTGCGCCAGCTGGCGCGCGTGGCACCGACCGCGCAGATCGCCGGTGCCTGCAATGCCGTGCGTCGCGGCGACGATGGGCAACTGGAAGGCGACATGTTCGACGGCGCGGGCTTCGTGCGCGGCGTGCTGCGCAAGGGGCTGGTGCTGACGGACGCCCGCGCGCTGGTGGTCGGCAGCGGCGGCGTCGGTTCTGCCATTGCCGCGTCGCTCGCGGCGGCGGGCGTGGGTGAGTTGCGCCTGTTCGACCTGAACTCGGCGGCCTGCGAGCAACTGGCGGATCGCCTGCGCGCCCACTATCCGGCGCTGCTGGTGCAGCCGGGCACGCGCGACCCGGGCGGCTGCGCGCTGGTGGTCAACGCCACGCCGCTGGGCATGAACGAGGGCGACCCGCTGCCGATGGATGTGACGCGCATTTCGCCCACCGCGTTGGTGGGCGAAGTGGTGATGCGCACGCGCATGACCGCTTTTCTGGCTGCTGCGGCCGCACGTGGCTGCCGCGTGCAGGTCGGCTCTGACATGTTGTACGAGCAGATCCCGGCGTACCTCGAATTCTTCGGCTACCCTACAACCACGGCGGAGCATCTGCGCGCCGTGTCGCTTATCCCGGCCTGA
- a CDS encoding 4-hydroxyphenylpyruvate dioxygenase: protein MDSTTALAREAVPDRPNPLGLAGIEFVEYVTDRPQALGQVLESMGFQPVARHRSREVLLYRQGGMNLVVNAHPEDARVSQVAPGSAPVLAAVAFRVHDAERAHRRCLDLGAWDVPTHPRAMELVIPAIRGPGSARFHFVDRWRDFSVFDIDFTPIPTVHQRPPALAGMDYFGVVQYIGAYRTEEWLAYFSRLFGFEVLSDAQRFGIMPKGTLLRSPCGRFFWQLVEPESVGDQLQEQESLQRLGLGVADVAEAVALLRARGVGFVDATELHPDDRGAITQPVLGGVTFELVHRDRHVRPEADA from the coding sequence ATGGATTCCACCACCGCGCTGGCTCGCGAGGCCGTGCCCGACCGCCCCAATCCGCTGGGCCTGGCCGGCATCGAATTCGTCGAATACGTGACCGACCGGCCGCAGGCGCTGGGGCAGGTGCTGGAGTCGATGGGCTTTCAGCCCGTGGCGCGGCACCGCTCGCGCGAGGTGCTGCTGTACCGCCAGGGGGGCATGAACCTGGTCGTCAACGCCCACCCGGAAGACGCACGCGTCAGCCAGGTGGCGCCGGGCAGTGCGCCGGTGCTGGCGGCCGTGGCATTTCGCGTGCACGACGCCGAGCGCGCGCACCGCCGTTGCCTGGACCTGGGGGCGTGGGACGTGCCGACGCACCCGCGCGCGATGGAACTCGTCATCCCCGCCATTCGCGGGCCGGGCAGCGCGCGCTTTCATTTCGTCGACCGCTGGCGCGACTTTTCGGTGTTCGACATCGACTTCACGCCGATCCCCACCGTGCACCAGCGCCCGCCCGCGCTGGCTGGCATGGACTATTTCGGCGTGGTGCAGTACATCGGCGCCTACCGCACCGAGGAATGGCTGGCCTACTTCAGCCGCCTGTTCGGCTTCGAGGTGCTGTCCGACGCGCAGCGCTTCGGCATCATGCCCAAGGGCACGCTGCTGCGCAGCCCGTGCGGACGCTTCTTCTGGCAACTGGTCGAGCCGGAATCGGTGGGCGACCAGCTGCAGGAGCAGGAAAGCCTGCAGCGCCTGGGCCTGGGCGTGGCCGACGTGGCCGAGGCCGTGGCGCTGCTGCGCGCGCGCGGCGTCGGCTTTGTCGATGCGACCGAGTTGCACCCTGACGACCGCGGCGCCATCACCCAGCCGGTGCTCGGCGGCGTGACCTTCGAGTTGGTGCACCGCGACCGCCACGTTCGCCCGGAGGCCGACGCATGA